From a single Budorcas taxicolor isolate Tak-1 chromosome X, Takin1.1, whole genome shotgun sequence genomic region:
- the LOC128070294 gene encoding S-adenosylmethionine decarboxylase proenzyme-like produces the protein MEAAHFFEGTEKLLEVWFSRQQPDANQGSGDLHTIPRSEWDILLKDVQCSIISVTKTDKQEAYVLSESSMFVSKRRFILKTCGTTLLLKALVPRLKLARDYSGFDSIQSFFYSRKNFMKPSHQGYPHRNFQEEIKFLNAIFPNGAVYCMGLMNSDCWYLYTLDFPESRVINQPDQTLEILMSELDPAVIDQFYMKDGVTAKDVTRESGIRDLIPGSVIDATMFNPCGYSMNGMKSDGTYWTIHITPEPEFSYVSFETNLSQTCYDDLIRKVVEVFKPGKFVTTLFVNQSSKCCTVLSSPQKNEGFKRLDCQSALFNDYNFVFTSFAKKQQQQQS, from the exons ATGGAAGCTGCACATTTTTTCGAAGGGACCGAGAAACTGCTGGAGGTTTGGTTCTCTAGGCAGCAACCTGACGCAAACCAAGGATCTGGGGATCTTCACACCATCCCAAG atccgAGTGGGACATACTTTTGAAGGATGTGCAATGTTCAATCATAAGTGTGACAAAAACTGACAAGCAGGAAGCTTATGTACTCAGCGAGAGTAGCATGTTTGTCTCCAAGAGACGTTTCATTTTGAAGACATGTGGTACCACCCTCTTGCTGAAAGCACTGGTTCCCCGGTTGAAACTTGCTAGGGATTACAGTGGATTTGACTCAATTCAAAGCTTCTTTTATTCTCGTAAGAATTTCATGAAGCCTTCTCACCAAGGGTACCCACATCGGAATTTCCAGGAAGAAATAAAGTTCCTTAATGCAATTTTCCCAAATGGAGCAGTGTATTGTATGGGACTCATGAATTCTGACTGTTGGTACTTGTATACTTTGGATTTCCCAGAGAGTAGGGTAATCAATCAGCCAGATCAAACCCTGGAAATTCTGATGAGTGAGCTTGACCCAGCAGTTATAGACCAGTTCTACATGAAAGATGGTGTTACTGCAAAGGATGTCACTCGTGAGAGTGGAATTCGTGACCTGATACCAGGTTCTGTCATTGATGCCACAATGTTCAATCCTTGTGGGTATTCAATGAATGGGATGAAATCGGATGGAACTTACTGGACTATTCACATCACTCCAGAACCAGAATTTTCTTATGTTAGCTTTGAAACAAACTTAAGTCAGACCTGCTATGATGACCTGATCAGGAAAGTTGTGGAAGTCTTCAAGCCAGGAAAATTTGTGACCACCCTGTTTGTAAATCAGAGTTCTAAATGTTGCACAGTGCTTTCTTCGCCCCAGAAGAATGAAGGTTTTAAACGTCTTGATTGCCAGAGCGCTTTGTTCAATGATTACAATTTTGTTTTTACCAGTTTTGCTAAgaagcagcaacaacagcagagTTGA